In Paenibacillus sp. FSL R7-0345, a single window of DNA contains:
- a CDS encoding galactokinase, whose translation MSIQELNSKFIEQYGESTEEARVFYAPGRVNLIGEHLDYNGGYVFPAALDFGTTLIVRPRSDSKVQFASTNFPYTASIDYSEIGKAKTGEWVDYPVGVLVELAKKDLPLSGGYDLLFHGEIPNGSGLSSSASIEVVTGYAFLSLLGGDTDTVEIALLSQRAENQYVGVNSGIMDQFAVANGKRDHAILLMCDTLEYSLVPFATGAYKLVIGNTNKKRGLVDSKYNERRSQCEEALAILKQEVPSLSYLAEMKPEEFELHQHKIADETVRRRARHVVEENQRVLDSVEVLKNNDLKQFGLFMNDSHVSLRDLYEVSCEELDVMVEEAQRIPGTLGSRMTGAGFGGCTVSLVHEDDVERFIREVGEAYKARTGLTGEFYVCGIGNGVEELEGVK comes from the coding sequence ATGAGCATACAGGAACTTAACAGCAAATTTATCGAGCAATACGGGGAGAGCACGGAGGAGGCGCGTGTATTCTACGCTCCGGGCCGTGTGAATCTGATCGGCGAGCATCTGGACTACAACGGCGGTTATGTGTTCCCGGCAGCACTGGATTTCGGAACAACCCTGATCGTGCGCCCGCGCAGCGACAGCAAGGTGCAGTTCGCTTCCACGAACTTCCCTTACACAGCATCCATTGACTACAGTGAAATCGGCAAAGCCAAAACCGGCGAATGGGTCGACTACCCTGTCGGCGTTCTGGTTGAGCTGGCCAAGAAGGATCTTCCGCTCTCCGGCGGCTACGATCTGCTGTTCCACGGTGAAATCCCGAACGGCTCCGGCCTTTCATCCTCCGCTTCCATCGAAGTAGTTACAGGTTATGCTTTCCTGTCCCTGCTGGGCGGAGATACCGATACAGTGGAAATTGCCCTCCTGTCCCAGCGTGCCGAGAACCAGTACGTTGGCGTTAACTCCGGCATCATGGATCAGTTCGCTGTAGCCAACGGCAAGCGTGACCACGCAATCCTGCTGATGTGTGACACACTGGAATACAGCCTGGTTCCATTTGCAACCGGAGCCTACAAGCTGGTAATTGGTAATACGAACAAAAAGAGAGGTCTTGTAGACTCCAAATATAACGAGCGCCGCAGCCAATGTGAAGAAGCGCTGGCAATCCTGAAGCAGGAAGTGCCTTCCCTGTCGTATCTGGCAGAGATGAAGCCGGAGGAGTTCGAGCTTCATCAGCACAAAATCGCCGACGAGACTGTACGGCGCCGGGCCCGCCACGTTGTGGAAGAAAACCAGCGTGTGCTTGACTCTGTAGAAGTGCTGAAGAACAACGATCTGAAGCAGTTCGGGCTGTTCATGAACGACTCCCACGTGTCGCTGCGCGACCTGTACGAAGTAAGCTGCGAAGAGCTGGATGTAATGGTAGAGGAAGCACAGCGCATTCCAGGCACACTGGGCTCCCGGATGACCGGTGCGGGCTTTGGCGGATGTACAGTATCACTGGTTCATGAAGATGATGTCGAACGCTTCATCCGCGAGGTAGGCGAAGCTTATAAAGCAAGAACCGGCCTGACCGGCGAATTTTATGTATGCGGCATCGGCAATGGTGTAGAAGAACTGGAAGGAGTGAAGTAA
- a CDS encoding AraC family transcriptional regulator: MEHTYSVGSNPVYYDKQNLHVLFAGESQTLPVHQAGPKIYDYYLLHFIESGYGLFTTEHRKYALGPGDCFLIHPGQLVSYVSDGQQPWRYRWAAFTGADADGLVLQAGFAPQQPVLGTAEGTVIPGALSGMMQVFYANKESAHLTSLGYLYLVLGEATERHLSASRLPGAESQIKRTVKQMIHYMASQYAHPVSIEQMCGSLGYNRAYLSRIFKQETGLSPVTYLLKLRIEKSRQLLRERPELSVEQVAASVGLTDALYFSRQFKRFCAQSPTAYRLTTARHGEK, translated from the coding sequence GTGGAACATACCTATTCCGTAGGATCGAACCCTGTATATTACGATAAGCAGAATCTGCATGTGTTGTTTGCCGGCGAGAGCCAGACCCTGCCGGTCCATCAGGCCGGACCCAAAATCTACGATTATTATCTGCTTCACTTCATTGAATCCGGCTATGGGCTGTTCACAACCGAGCACCGCAAGTATGCGCTTGGTCCGGGAGATTGTTTCCTGATCCATCCCGGCCAGCTTGTCAGCTACGTCTCGGACGGACAGCAGCCCTGGCGGTACCGCTGGGCGGCTTTTACCGGGGCTGACGCAGACGGACTCGTGCTGCAGGCCGGATTTGCTCCGCAGCAGCCCGTGCTCGGCACCGCGGAGGGCACTGTTATTCCCGGCGCTCTCTCTGGGATGATGCAGGTCTTTTATGCCAACAAGGAGAGTGCCCATCTCACCTCGCTCGGCTATTTGTATCTGGTCCTAGGTGAAGCAACGGAACGGCATCTCTCGGCATCGCGGCTCCCGGGAGCGGAATCCCAGATCAAACGAACAGTGAAGCAGATGATCCATTATATGGCCTCCCAGTATGCCCACCCGGTATCGATTGAACAGATGTGCGGCAGCCTCGGTTACAACCGGGCCTACCTGTCACGGATTTTCAAGCAGGAAACCGGCCTCTCGCCGGTTACTTACCTGCTCAAGCTGCGCATTGAGAAGTCACGCCAGCTGCTGCGTGAGCGCCCCGAGCTGTCCGTTGAGCAGGTAGCTGCTTCCGTGGGGCTGACCGATGCGTTGTATTTCTCCCGCCAGTTCAAGCGGTTCTGCGCCCAGTCCCCGACCGCCTACCGTCTGACAACAGCCAGACACGGGGAGAAGTAA
- a CDS encoding UDP-glucose--hexose-1-phosphate uridylyltransferase — MSNDNTAAPAAEEALYAIEQLVLFAQHQQLIQPADVDYSRNELLDQFGFSEPYAGAFSEAPLESPQAPLDALIDYGFTIGLIPENTDTYRDLLDAKIMGLLMARPSEVNAEFMSLAAEQGIAAATDRFYKLSIDSNYIRMDRVAKNVYWLQDSPYGDIEMTINLSKPEKSPKEIAMARLLPPPVYPKCQLCRENVGYAGRVNHPPRQNLRIIPLELNKEKWFFQYSPYVYYNEHCIVFHHDHVPMKLTKDTLKRLLSFVESFPHYFIGSNADLPIVGGSILTHDHFQGGRHTFPIQKAPKEDSYTHPAYPGVSLSIVKWPMSVLRLSGNDPAVLLECGNALYEAWKGYSDPEADVLAFSDVEGVQTPHNTVTPIVRRSEDGGFEMDLVLRNNRTSEEYPEGIFHPHREMHHIKKENIGLIEVMGLAILPGRLKEELDAVAGILAGDQALLEAVKAEEGHALALHAFWIDELVERFGTGLAREEAVKTVQNEVGIKFTHILEHAGVYKRTPEGQAAFRRFVQSFGAL; from the coding sequence ATGTCTAACGATAATACTGCCGCTCCCGCCGCAGAGGAGGCACTGTATGCCATCGAACAGCTTGTCCTGTTCGCACAGCACCAGCAGCTGATCCAGCCGGCGGATGTGGATTACAGCCGCAACGAGCTGCTGGACCAGTTTGGCTTCAGCGAGCCGTATGCCGGAGCATTCAGCGAAGCTCCGCTGGAAAGTCCGCAGGCTCCGCTTGATGCACTGATTGACTACGGGTTCACTATCGGCCTTATCCCTGAGAACACCGACACGTACCGCGACCTGCTGGATGCTAAAATCATGGGTCTGCTGATGGCCCGGCCGTCGGAGGTCAATGCCGAGTTCATGAGCCTTGCCGCCGAGCAGGGGATTGCAGCGGCTACTGACCGCTTCTACAAGCTCAGCATTGATTCCAACTATATCCGGATGGACCGCGTCGCCAAGAACGTCTACTGGCTGCAGGATTCGCCGTACGGCGATATCGAGATGACGATCAACCTGTCCAAGCCGGAGAAAAGTCCGAAGGAAATCGCGATGGCCCGGCTGCTTCCGCCGCCGGTCTATCCGAAATGCCAGCTATGCCGCGAGAATGTCGGCTATGCCGGCCGGGTCAACCACCCGCCGCGCCAGAACCTGCGTATCATTCCGCTTGAGCTGAACAAGGAAAAATGGTTCTTCCAGTACTCGCCTTACGTTTACTACAATGAGCACTGCATTGTGTTCCATCACGATCATGTGCCGATGAAGCTGACGAAGGATACGCTGAAGCGGCTGCTCTCTTTTGTAGAGTCGTTCCCGCATTACTTCATCGGCTCCAATGCCGATCTGCCGATTGTCGGCGGGTCCATTCTGACCCACGACCATTTCCAGGGCGGACGTCATACGTTCCCGATCCAGAAAGCGCCTAAAGAGGACAGCTACACTCATCCTGCTTATCCCGGCGTGAGCCTGAGCATCGTGAAATGGCCGATGTCTGTGCTGCGCCTCAGCGGCAATGATCCTGCTGTGCTGCTGGAATGCGGAAATGCACTGTACGAGGCCTGGAAGGGCTATAGCGATCCTGAAGCCGATGTACTGGCATTCAGCGATGTTGAAGGTGTGCAGACACCGCACAACACCGTTACGCCTATCGTGCGCCGGTCGGAAGACGGCGGCTTCGAGATGGATCTGGTGCTGCGCAACAACCGGACCAGCGAGGAGTATCCGGAAGGAATCTTCCATCCGCACCGCGAAATGCACCATATCAAGAAGGAGAACATCGGCCTGATTGAGGTTATGGGTCTGGCGATTCTTCCGGGACGCCTGAAAGAAGAGCTTGATGCTGTGGCCGGTATTCTGGCCGGTGATCAGGCGCTGCTTGAAGCGGTCAAGGCAGAGGAAGGGCATGCGCTCGCGCTTCATGCTTTCTGGATTGATGAGCTGGTGGAACGCTTCGGCACAGGGCTTGCCCGTGAAGAAGCAGTCAAGACCGTCCAGAATGAAGTGGGTATCAAGTTCACGCATATTTTGGAGCATGCCGGAGTGTACAAACGGACACCTGAAGGCCAGGCGGCTTTCCGCCGGTTTGTTCAGAGCTTTGGCGCACTATAA
- the galE gene encoding UDP-glucose 4-epimerase GalE — protein MAILVTGGAGYIGSHTVAELLDRGEEVVVIDNLLTGHREALLGGKLYEGDLRDKELLAKLFSENKIEAVIHFAASSLVGESMKDPVKYYDNNVYGTQCLLEAMQHAGVDKIVFSSTAATYGEPEKVPIEESDRTEPANVYGETKLTMERMMAWFDKVLGIKYVALRYFNAAGAHASGKIGEDHRPESHLVPLVLQTALGQRESIAVFGDDYPTEDGTCVRDYIHVSDLADAHIRAVTYLRSGSASNVFNLGNGLGFSVKQVIESARKVTGRDIPVVIQERRAGDPAVLVASSAKARSVLGWNPQKADIEEIIQSAWNWHSANPQGYGE, from the coding sequence ATGGCAATTTTAGTAACAGGCGGAGCAGGGTATATCGGATCCCACACGGTAGCGGAGCTGCTGGACCGGGGCGAAGAGGTTGTAGTGATCGACAATCTGCTGACAGGGCACCGTGAGGCGCTGCTGGGCGGCAAGCTTTATGAAGGCGATCTGCGTGACAAAGAGCTGCTGGCAAAGCTTTTCTCCGAAAATAAAATTGAAGCGGTCATCCATTTCGCAGCCAGCTCCCTTGTCGGCGAGAGCATGAAAGACCCTGTTAAATACTACGACAATAACGTGTACGGTACGCAGTGTCTTCTGGAAGCCATGCAGCATGCCGGTGTAGACAAAATCGTCTTCTCCTCCACAGCGGCAACCTACGGCGAACCTGAGAAGGTGCCGATTGAAGAAAGCGACCGCACCGAGCCGGCAAATGTCTACGGTGAAACCAAGCTGACCATGGAGCGCATGATGGCCTGGTTCGACAAGGTGCTGGGCATCAAGTATGTGGCCCTCCGCTACTTCAACGCAGCCGGCGCACATGCCAGCGGCAAGATCGGTGAAGACCACCGTCCGGAGAGCCATCTCGTTCCGCTGGTGCTGCAGACCGCCCTTGGACAGCGCGAAAGCATCGCCGTGTTCGGAGATGACTATCCGACAGAGGACGGAACCTGTGTCCGTGACTATATCCATGTCAGCGATCTGGCAGACGCCCATATCCGCGCGGTAACCTACCTGCGCAGCGGCAGTGCCAGCAATGTCTTCAACCTCGGCAACGGACTGGGCTTCTCGGTGAAACAGGTTATTGAATCGGCCCGCAAGGTGACCGGCCGGGACATTCCGGTTGTAATCCAGGAACGCCGCGCTGGTGACCCGGCAGTGCTGGTGGCTTCCTCGGCCAAAGCGCGGTCGGTGCTTGGCTGGAATCCGCAGAAGGCAGACATTGAAGAAATTATCCAGAGCGCCTGGAACTGGCATTCCGCCAATCCGCAAGGCTACGGAGAATAA